In Brachypodium distachyon strain Bd21 chromosome 5, Brachypodium_distachyon_v3.0, whole genome shotgun sequence, the genomic window ATACAATCATACGGAGTATATGGCAATTTAAAGATCTCAGTAATTGAAGACTGCGCATAATATATTGTAGGCTTGCCAATCTGCCCATTAATTGATTACAAATAGTTGCATGATCTCCGTTTGTTAACTTTTGTgacatccttttttttcaccTAGAATTATTGTCTATCGTCATAATAAACAAAACATTGTCCACATCACTCGTTAATTTTGTCTTGTAGTTTGTTGTAGATGACTTATGGTGTACATATTTTAATACACTGATTCTTGCAGAATGTTGGTACTCTGTGGTACTTCTTAACCATAGAGCGCGAAGATAGTTGCTGGCGTTTCAGCTGTCATCGAGAAAATGGATGCGATACCAGCTACTTGTATTGTAGTGAAAACCATGGTGTCAGTAATAGCTATAACAGTTGGAGTATTAGTTCCCAAGTATTTAATCAGTGCGATGGTACCAATGATGATTATTTCAACTTTGGTATCTATAAGCAAGCCTTGGTCTCTCAAATACTTGAACCAGGAAATATTATCTCTAAAATTTGTTATTGCTTCTGGTGGGGATTACAGAATCTAAGGTAATGGACACATAGTACCCTGGTCACTATTTTATAAGAAATCTCCATTTGTTTGGATAACTCTGAATTTAAACAGTCCTAAGTTCCTTTGTGGTCGAAGTGTGTGTAAAGTCCAGTTTTTGCCTTCTCAAGTGAACAAATTTAGTTAGATCTGCGTGATGGCCACTCCAAATAAAACTTATTATGTAGGAACCGGGAAGCAATAAGGGGAGCTTAAACCCCCATAAAGGAACTTCTTACCTTTCCTAACTCGTGGATTTGATGTGCAATGCATAGTATGAAGTGGCATAAATATAACCTATGTGGCACCGATACTGATACCTGTATCAGTATCGGTCGGATACGGATACGGGGTTACACTAGTTTTCCAAAATGCAGATACACGGATACATTTGAGtactttaaaaaataaaataataattcaatACAAACATGAGACTGTGAGATGATCAAATGAAGTTCAAGTTCAGCATACAAGCACAATATTGCAAAGTAGCAAACAGATCTACTTAACTACTTATGGTTCCTTGTCAGGGTTCAGAAAACCAAAGGGAAGTAGGCGGAGCTAAAGTAACACATGGAAAGAATTGGTTCTACCTTGTATGCTTCCTTAACAGGAATCTAATATTATTAGTCATGAAAGATGAAGATGACTCAAGATTAagtctcaacaaaaaaaaatgacaggCCGGGATAGAGCCAGAAACCAGCCAGTTCACAACTCCCTGGCTTAGATCACAAAGTTTAGCTAAAGCTATTTTGTGAACCCTTATCCCCATTAGGAATTGGGTCCTTCTTGGATGTCAAAATGTGCATTCTATTTGTTGTAGGTTTATATGAGCTGGGTACTCCATCCAATTGCAAATATACGTGTCCTATTGAAACCATGTTAGTCAAACATTATAAAGATTGATGAACCTTCAATAAATGTATAGCAATGTTTCTACATTGgcatcatgattttttttactatatCTTTAATGAAATTTACTTCCTTGATAAAATATTTTGCGATCTCTTGCAAAATATTATGATAGAAATAGCAGTCATAGTGGTAGCTTGAAGATCATTTCAGTCTCCATAATGACTAATGTTACCACTAGAGATAGAGAGTATATAACATGTCCATTTGTGGTTCATTATCTATGATTAACTTCCATGAGCCATCCCATTTAACAGTACCCTTGGTCAAGGGTTTACAACAAGCACATATCCTGGAGAGGTGTTATTCTCTATTGCAATATGCATCCTTGGACTGATCCTTTTTGCGCTCCTCATTGGTAACATGCAGGTAGAGTGATATTGTACCGTGAACTTTCTCTGTTGagccttcttttctttgcttgattATTTCTAAGTTTTTCCTCTCAGACCTACCTTCAATCAGTTGCTATACGCCTTGAAGAGATGAGAGTTAAGAAGCGTGACGCTGAGCAGTGGATGCATCACCGTGCACTGCCCCCACAAATCAGAGAACGGGTAAGGCGGTATGAACGGTATAGGTGGTTGGAGACCAGAGGAGTAGATGAAGAAAATTTGGTTCAGACCCTTCCCAAAGACCTTAGGAGGGACATCAAACGCCATCTCTGTTTGGGTTTAGTGAAAAGGGTATGTTACCTCTGGTCAAATAACTttaacagctcgtttggcacccatcatttgggcatagaattgtagaattcattttgaattcaaaaaataacttgtttggttggcacggaattagccacaggaattcaatttcaaatttcatggaatcacactataactagcctcaattcctctctaaaagccattatttctctagaattgtctctcacttttcaattccatgtggtagacaaacatgattttttaacccggaattcaaattcaaccaaatgaaatcctatcaaaaattggatttcatttcattttgatcaaatgaaatgaattcttggttgcctAACGAGCTGTAAGCTTCTTTCTGTGAATTAGAATGACTGGTGACgtctttctgttttttttgctGACTGCAGGTTCCTTTGTTTGAGAATATGGATGAAAGATTGCTTGATGCAATATGCGAGCGATTAAGACCTGCACTCTACACTGAAAACGAATACATTTTGAGGGAAGGTGATCCAGTGGACGAGATGCAATTTATTCTCCATGGCTGCTTGGAGAGTGTGACCACCGATGGGGGCcgaagtggattcttcaacAAGGTCCAGCTAAAGGAGGGTGATTTCTGTGGCGATGAGTTGCTCACTTGGGCACTGGATCCCAAGTCTGCTGCTAATTTCCCAGCTTCTTCCAGGACTGTGAAAGCTCTTTCTGAGGTCGAGGCATTCGCCCTGTGTGCTGAGGAGCTGAAATTTGTGGCCAGTCAGTTCAGGAGGCTGCACAGCAGGCAGGTTCAGCACACATTCCGGTTCTACTCCCAGCAATGGAGGACTTGGGGAGCCTGCTTCATCCAAGCAGCTTGGCGCCGCTACTGCAAGCGGAAGATGGCTGAGCAGCGCCGCAGGGAGGAAGAGGCTGCGAACCgccagagcagcagcggcggccctAGCCTTGGAGCAACCATCTATGCGTCTCGCTTCGCAGCCAACGCGCTCCGGGGAGTCCACAGGCTTCGGAGCAAGACTGTTCCTGCCATTGTGAGGTTGCCAAAGCCTCCTGAACCAGATTTTGGTATCGATGACGCTGACTAACAAAACAATCATCACACTTTAAAATGCCTGTACTTGACTACTTGAGCAGTTAACAGAAGGTGCCTGTAGATTGTGTACAAAATTCAAAGACGGATGCAGAACATTACGCTTGTAAAAGTTCACTATAGAAGATGCAAATGTATAATGCTTTTTTGCCATGCTTTGCCTGACATATTTCCGTGGTGCGAATCAAACTAGCGAAGTTTTCCGGGGGAAAATGTGCTCCCGGGTATAGAGGCAAGTTGTTATTACTCCGTATTCAGGACtcggggagagaggagaggttTGCTGGCATCATCAGGATCCACTCTACTCTTCTCAGCTTCTCTGCTTCCGGGATGCTCTCCCTattgcgccgccgcctcctcgccctgCCCTTCTCCACGCTGCAATCGCCCGCACCCGCGGCCACCCCCGCTCCGTCTTCTTCTctcgacgcggcggcggtgctggagACGCTCTCGCTCTACACAAACGACTGGCGCCGGGCGCTCGACTTCTTCCACTGGtccgcctcccccgccggcgccaacCTGCCGCCGACCGCGGCCACCCTCTCCCGCGCCATCGACATCCTCGGCAAGCACTTCGAGTTCCCGCTCGCCACCTCCCTGCTCCTCTCCCACCACGACCCCTCGGACCCCGCCTTCCTCCGCCCCGCACTCCGCGCCCTCCTCaaccgcctcgccgccgccaacctcGTCGACGACGCTGTCCGCGTGTTCGAATCCACCGCCGGCTCCATCGGCCTGCGGGACGAGGCCTCCTTCCACCTCCTCATCGATGCGCTCTGCGACCACCGCCGCGTCGATGAGGCCCACCACCTGTGCTTCGGCAaggccccgccgccgttcccGCCGGGGACCAAGACCCACAACCTGCTCCTCCGTGGATGGGCCAAGACGCGCGCCTGGACGCGTCTCCGGCAGCACTGGTTCGACATGGACAATCGAGGCGTCGCCAAGGATCTCCATTCCTACTCCATCTACATGGATGCGCTTGCCAAATCAGGGAAGCCCTGGAAGGCCGTCAAGGTGTTCAAGGAGATGAAACAGAAACGACTTCCGGTGGATATTGTTGCGTACAACACTGCGATCCACGCGATTGGGCTGGCGCAAGGCGTCGATTTCTCTGTTCGGTTGTATAGGCAGATGGTTGATGCTGGTTGCAAGCCGAATACTGCCACTTTTAATACGATTGTCAAGCTATTGTGCAAGGAAGGGAGGTTCAGGGAAGGTTATGCGTTTGTACAGCAGATGCACAAGGCCGGGTGTGAGCCCAATGTGCTCACCTACCATTGCTTCTTCCAGTATTTGAGCCGCCCGCAGGAGGTCCTTGTACTGTTTGAGAAAATGCTCGAGAGGGGTTGTCGGCCAAGGATGGACACGTATGTCATGCTCATAAAGAGGTTTGGGCGTTGGGGTTTTCTTCGTCCAGTGTTCTTTGTGTGGAAGACAATGGAAGAACAAGGGCTCAGCCCGGATGCATTTGCGTACAACACACTTATTGATGCATTGCTGGAAAAGGGAATGGTGGATTTGGCTAGGAAGTATGACGAGGAGATGCTTGCAAAGGGGCTGTCACCCAAGCCAAGGAAAGAGCTAGGGACTCAGTTGCCAGGAGCAGAGTCTGACAGTGATAATGCGATGAGTGGTGTGTTTTGATGCTGAGAATTAGCCAGGAAAAATGGTATCAGCGTGTTCGTCTGTCCACTGGTTATCATGGGACCACTGGGAGTGATTCACAATGAAGTGGTGATGTCCATGTTTCCCTTTCCCAGAGAAAGTAGGCTTCATGTTCATGGAGATCTATTTTGAGACCTTGGATTTTATATTGAAGTAAAGATCAAAAGCATTATTACATTTCATGTCAATTATCAAGCAGCTGCTCCCTGAGAAAACAATTGCAAGTGGAGGTGCTTGGCTCAGATGTTTTGCTCACAGTTTGCTTTAATTTGTGTTCCTGGAAAGCCCTGTTGCTCAAGTTGACGAATGACAACTAAATGGCTGGGAGCTGAGTTGGACTGTTAGCCTGATTCAACCTTTGATACAATGATGAATGGCTTATTCACAGGAAGTTTGATATTACAGGTTTAGCGGATTTCCTTTGCTCCTCAGAGATTGTGGCATCATTCTGACTGCCCTGGGATGATGATGAATCAATGTCTTGAAGGGGTTTTAATCATACAGTCATTATACATTTGAAGAGAAATGATACAGTGATACTGGTCGTTCTTAAACTTTGTGTGGCTTCCCTATGGAAACTATGAAAGGATATGCGACATCTCATGGCATGCCGGCATCTCGGAAGTCGGAATAGCAGCATGCCATGCATAGAGGATTTATGAGCTGTTCATACAAATTGTAGGTAAATGTACTGAACACTTCTTGTATTGCAGTGAAGTTTCTGTTCCTCTCCATCTTGACTCTGTCAATGACTTTGTACTGGCCATTGACAACTATTTACAAATTGACTTCACCCAGCTTGAGTTATGTCCTTGTATACGGCTTCTGAAACCTTTTTCCTCTAGTTAAGCTTgcacattttcttttattatacTTATATTCCAGCCTTCCAGGCGTATAATGTAAGCATAGCTGCGATTTATTGTTAGAGCAAGCTGGGAAATCATTGCCTCTTAATTTTAAACATAAAACATGTACTATTGGAAAAAACATCTTTTAGCTTTTAAAGTTCCAAGTCTCAACAGACCGTAAGCAACCAAATCATGTGTGCTAATCTGTGTTGCCTGCGGGAATGACCTAATCATAATCTTAGAAGTATTTCTCAATCCAGTGTGATCTTCTGTTTACTCATATTTCAATATCGATTGGGTTGCAAAATCATTTTCTCTGGCCTCTGAATTTACTTGTATAAAGTCTAAAAAGAATGTGTTGTATCCAGTTCTCAAGGttaatgctactccctccgatccatattaattttctcaaatttgctcaaatatgaatgtacttatacctaaaaagcgtctagatacatgtaatattttgacaactaatatggatcggagggagtatctgttTCCTGTCTAGTTTAGACTTTAGGCTGTTTAGCGAATAAAACACCACGTTGCTCTCCCCTTGAACTTGACAAATTGGTTAGGTAAGAACCAAAGATGATCAAAATATTTGGACATGTATGTTTACGCTCAAAcaggtttgaaatttcaaaatcGGTGATGATCACTTCTAActgtcacaactcacaaccTGAGGGTATTTCTTGCCTCAATTTAGTTAGGTGAAATTGATCCCGAGGGGATCCTGGTACAACTGGTTGCCTGCTTCAAATTTCCTCAGCATGGGCAACTGTTCtggtaaaagcacgtatcaataTATTGTAAACAGGCTATCCAACAGTTCAATACTGAACATTAGATGTTTCATTAACTGACTAACATGATAAAAAGACAGTGTCATTAAATTTTGAAGCAGGAGTCCTCATGGGCACATATAGACTAGCATTTGCTTAACATGTTTGCCGTTCGTCTCCCTTGGTTATTTCGGTACCTTGTGCAATCTGACCTGTAGGTGGTACGACTTACTGTTTCTAGTATAAAAGTTTATTGATCCACATGTATGAGTGTTTCTAGTCTCAAAATCTATCGAACCACATTTATGAATGTTTCTAGTCTAAAAAATTATCTAACGTATTGTTCCTAGTCTAAACCAGACTATAAGAGTAGGATTGTCTGTGTAACCTCGGTGTAAATTTCACACTGATTACACATGCACCACTGATTCTTTGTTCGATTTGATGTGGATTGTGTAAACTGTTGGTCACCTTGAATTAATTCTATCTTGATCTCTAGTATTTCACCAAAAGCTATACTGCAgatattttttaagaataaaagATTGATGAACACTTTACATCCGAGTGTAACAATGAAACAGTAAATTCCATCATTGTTGGAGTTCTGGGGATGGCCTGAGAGTCATATGCTTACGTAAAGATATATGTGGAGTGGCATTATTTTGAGATGTTTAGATGGTGACGAACATTGCTGTCACCTTCCAAAATCAGGCAAATTATCAGTTGAATCAGGTTGTATATATTCTTATCTTATCCAGCATTCCTTATATAATCTCGAGTGACTATCAGATGCGGGGAACAGAAAGAAACTACAGGCGCTTGGACGAAGGACGTCTACTGATCTACTGATGACCTTGCAAGGAAGATAACGTAGTACCATAAACCCGGTGCTGGACTGACAGAAGATGATGGGGGTACAGGAGTAGCATCCTGCGAGATAAAATATGCACGGAGGAATCAGTGAAGATTCTGGAGTAATGACTCTGCAGCCCTTTTGAAGACAAGAATATTTGATGTTTTATTGCTTTACCATCTGCctagttccttttttttagaccTCTGTCTAGTACTACTCTAGTTCCTTTTTTGGGCGTGTAAACATCAACATGCACTGTCTTTAGTTACCTCTGGTTTCTGTAGCTACTCTCATGCCCCGTTTGGAACAAAGGTTTTTCATAGGAATTTCACATGAAAGGAATTCTGCAGGAAATTTTCCTATGATGCCATTTGGATTGTAGGATTGCTACTTAGAATTCCTATAGGAATGCTTCATTTCCTTCATGTTTTGGAGGATTCAAAACATTTACTCTGAACTCATGTTTTCATTTCCTTTGAGAACTCCAATGCAATATGTGTCTttatctcttctcttctcttctctctcatgGAAAAAACTTTCCTGTACAATTCATGTGTTTGAGATTCCTGTGGGAATCCACGGAACATGACATCCAATTCCTGCGATTTTCCTATTTCTCTGTTTTCCGTATCCTGTTTTGATCGAAAGCCAGATTGATCCGTTATTCCCATGTGATCCTCAATGCGCAGCACATGATCAGGTTGGAACTGTGGCGTCGATTTTGTCATGATCCGCAGAGTACTAGACTATCGACCACGTGACTCGATCCAGGCGGGCGTGTCAACATTTGTTGGCCGATTCATGCACCTCCGTCCGTACATGCTGCTTATCCATGCGAGCGGGACCAAGCCGATTCGCTATGTTAGTTAGCAGTAACTCCgttcgaaatcttacatgtatatagacattTTTTAGCAATAGATACattattttttgacaaatttgaaacaaaaattatgcAACTGAGAGAGCATTACTGTGCTGCTACTTTATTTAGTCGACAGCCTTACCAGAAAATGCATGACTGTTCCTGCTGTCTCTCCCCTGACTACTTTATTTAGTTAGAAGAACGCACGCCTTGCTTCCAATACGCCGCACACTCTGGGCCGGGCGCAACGCACGGTATCTGCAGAGAAGCGGCCTACGTATACGGTTATACGCCGGCAGCCACCCAGACCCACGCTGTCTACTTGTCTCGTTGCTACGATCCTGGCCGACCGGGCAGCACGACATTCCGGCGAGACGACATGGGCGGGCCTAGCATCGATCGATATGCACGTACCGACGTATACTACGTCACGGAGTATATTGGAAGGCATTGTAAATTGCCTAAAATTTTTCTGAAAGTGccttaaaatatattttaaggCTGATAAAAAAGTGTTAGAACTAATGGTGAAGGGAAAGAACTTTTGAGGCACTTTTTAAAACATGCCTTCAAAATCAGGATTTAAGGCAATTTAAAGAAAGCCGTGAATTTAAATTTGAGGCACTTTTGAATAATGCTGCCAAATTAATTTTCACGCATATCATAATATTGCCTCAGTTAATTCTAAGGCCCTTCTGAAAAAGTGCCACCAAATAAATTTGCAAGCAAAATGCAAAATTGCCTCAAAATTCAAAGTGAGGCTCATTTGAAAAAGGCCTCAACAATCATTCATGTACGGCACTTTCATGCATGGACGTATTTTTATGCGCTATTTATATTTCACACACTTTTAAACAGGCACAAATGCCTTCTAATTTAATACTACTATTTGATTGCACTATTTAGCAATACCAAGTTTATACAATCCAACCGAAGGAAAGCATTCAGTTCAACACAAGTATTGTTCTAAACAAGTATTCACTTCGGGACAATGTCCGTGGCTTCACTCGTGGTTGTATTGGAaactctcttcttcttccttctcttctctatAGTAGTTTGTGATTGAAGCCATCGGCAACGATTCCAGGTTGTGAATTTGCAATGTTTATAGCCACCTTCCCTAGGTAGTTAACAGGCTCCTATATGACATTGCAACATACCAGCTTAGTTCAGTTCAGTTAAATATCACATCATAAGTATAGATGCTACAGTACTAACAAggatcatttcttttggctGGGTGCAATAATTTGAAACACATAACAAATAAAATTATGTACATGTAAAGACTTGTCTAGAGACTAAGATCTTTTCTAATCTGTAACTAAAGACCATGCAGAGGAAT contains:
- the LOC100825171 gene encoding probable cyclic nucleotide-gated ion channel 5, whose product is MDRYRDKFKRLDEASPRSSVPSEVGGGSSLRFSMPRFGYASFNPLKSFMSGMRKGSGGLKSLRQSITSGAPKTAFAEDLKSFNKNIFDPQEKFLLRMNRFFFSSCILAVAVDPLFFFLPIINNRVNNSNCIGIDKKLAVTSTVLRTIIDSVYLIRVFLQFRTAYVAPSSRVFGSGELVIDPVLIAMRYMKSYFIMDFFALLPLPQIVVWRYLRISDGPDVLSTKNALVWVVLCQYIPRLLRIFPVTKDLKRTAGVFIETAWAGAGYYLLWFMLAGHNVGTLWYFLTIEREDSCWRFSCHRENGCDTSYLYCSENHGVSNSYNSWSISSQVFNQCDGTNDDYFNFGIYKQALVSQILEPGNIISKICYCFWWGLQNLSTLGQGFTTSTYPGEVLFSIAICILGLILFALLIGNMQTYLQSVAIRLEEMRVKKRDAEQWMHHRALPPQIRERVRRYERYRWLETRGVDEENLVQTLPKDLRRDIKRHLCLGLVKRVPLFENMDERLLDAICERLRPALYTENEYILREGDPVDEMQFILHGCLESVTTDGGRSGFFNKVQLKEGDFCGDELLTWALDPKSAANFPASSRTVKALSEVEAFALCAEELKFVASQFRRLHSRQVQHTFRFYSQQWRTWGACFIQAAWRRYCKRKMAEQRRREEEAANRQSSSGGPSLGATIYASRFAANALRGVHRLRSKTVPAIVRLPKPPEPDFGIDDAD
- the LOC100825476 gene encoding pentatricopeptide repeat-containing protein At1g80550, mitochondrial, with translation MLSLLRRRLLALPFSTLQSPAPAATPAPSSSLDAAAVLETLSLYTNDWRRALDFFHWSASPAGANLPPTAATLSRAIDILGKHFEFPLATSLLLSHHDPSDPAFLRPALRALLNRLAAANLVDDAVRVFESTAGSIGLRDEASFHLLIDALCDHRRVDEAHHLCFGKAPPPFPPGTKTHNLLLRGWAKTRAWTRLRQHWFDMDNRGVAKDLHSYSIYMDALAKSGKPWKAVKVFKEMKQKRLPVDIVAYNTAIHAIGLAQGVDFSVRLYRQMVDAGCKPNTATFNTIVKLLCKEGRFREGYAFVQQMHKAGCEPNVLTYHCFFQYLSRPQEVLVLFEKMLERGCRPRMDTYVMLIKRFGRWGFLRPVFFVWKTMEEQGLSPDAFAYNTLIDALLEKGMVDLARKYDEEMLAKGLSPKPRKELGTQLPGAESDSDNAMSGVF